The following are from one region of the Oreochromis aureus strain Israel breed Guangdong linkage group 1, ZZ_aureus, whole genome shotgun sequence genome:
- the tssc4 gene encoding protein TSSC4 gives MCDQKHVREHGDMINSDDGDQLSASDESEPEQQPSRAPFDPDLDHSDHDDDEHDDVCAPATIPISQSSFSLSGGTSAFSDRSHSIFDCLDSIGRQTFSSLNQNTVADKSSLHSQNTSHPSSTCPTPPKKRLVPDYLVHPERWTHYSLEDVNESSDQENSRVAYQFLSSLGQEAKGSSPCDLQHKMIFRPKQLPKEQPNDQLSLVSAKETGMHLSHLLEEEEDEEAEGRKTEENLDKTEKGQKDEEKDMSGAMGQGEEKKEVQKEKKVEESRYQFTSFRNMMTKNYRKRSGCEDN, from the coding sequence ATGTGTGATCAGAAACATGTCAGAGAGCATGGTGATATGATAAACAGTGACGATGGAGACCAGCTGTCAGCCAGTGATGAATCTGAGCCTGAACAACAACCCAGCAGAGCTCCATTTGACCCAGACCTAGACCACAGTgatcatgatgatgatgaacatGATGATGTGTGTGCACCAGCAACTATTCCCATATCTCAGAGTTCATTCAGTTTGAGTGGAGGGACCTCAGCCTTCTCTGACCGCAGCCACAGTATCTTTGACTGCCTAGACAGTATTGGCAGGCAGACTTTCTCCTCTCTAAATCAGAACACTGTTGCAGACAAATCCTCACTTCACAGTCAAAACACAAGCCATCCATCATCCACCTGTCCCACACCACCAAAGAAGAGATTAGTCCCAGACTACCTAGTGCATCCTGAACGCTGGACACATTACAGTCTGGAGGATGTGAATGAGAGCAGTGATCAGGAAAATAGCAGGGTGGCTTATCAGTTCCTGTCCAGCCTGGGGCAAGAGGCAAAAGGCAGTTCCCCTTGTGACCTCCAGCACAAGATGATCTTCAGACCCAAGCAACTGCCGAAGGAACAACCTAATGATCAGCTTTCTCTTGTGAGTGCAAAGGAGACAGGAATGCATCTCAGTCACCtactggaggaggaggaggacgaagaggcagaaggaaggaaaacagaagaaaatctaGACAAAACTGAGAAAGGACAAAAAGATGAAGAGAAGGACATGAGTGGAGCTATGGGTCaaggagaggaaaagaaagaggtgcaaaaagaaaagaaggtagaagagtCCAGGTACCAGTTTACCTCCTTCAGGAATATGATGACTAAAAACTACAGGAAGCGTTCTGGCTGTGAGGACAACTGA